A stretch of the Pirellulales bacterium genome encodes the following:
- a CDS encoding NADPH:quinone reductase has product MKAAYIEKPGPAESIRYGDLPDPHPKGAEVLVRVRAVDVNPVETYVRSGAAAMPIPLPFILGCDLAGVVEQVGPDARRFKVGDRVWGSNQGLLGRQGTFAELAAVDECWLYPTPDGASDQQAAATALVGITANLGLVRDARLRSGETLFVHGGSGGVGSMVVQMAKNIGARVITTASTDAKMAICRELGADLVINYRTDDVEGQAKKFAPDGVNVHWETYREPDFDRSVRMLAPRGRMILMAGRDARPPFPVGPFYVKGLHLLGFAMFNATADEQRAAAEDINRWLAAGQLKSLIDRVLPLSDAATAHRLQEGKVTGKEGEVVGKIVLVP; this is encoded by the coding sequence ATGAAAGCCGCCTACATCGAAAAGCCGGGGCCAGCCGAGTCGATCCGCTACGGCGATTTGCCCGATCCGCATCCGAAAGGGGCGGAAGTGTTGGTGCGAGTTCGGGCGGTCGATGTGAATCCGGTCGAAACGTACGTTCGCAGCGGCGCGGCAGCGATGCCCATTCCGCTGCCGTTCATTCTCGGCTGCGATCTGGCAGGCGTCGTCGAGCAGGTAGGGCCCGACGCGCGGCGATTCAAAGTCGGCGACCGCGTGTGGGGATCGAACCAGGGATTGTTGGGCCGGCAGGGAACGTTCGCCGAACTGGCGGCGGTCGACGAATGTTGGTTGTATCCGACGCCCGACGGCGCGAGCGATCAGCAGGCGGCAGCTACGGCGCTCGTGGGCATTACGGCCAATTTGGGCTTGGTGCGCGACGCTCGGCTCCGCTCGGGCGAAACACTGTTTGTTCACGGCGGCTCCGGCGGAGTCGGTTCGATGGTCGTGCAAATGGCGAAGAATATCGGCGCTCGTGTGATCACCACTGCCTCGACCGATGCGAAGATGGCAATCTGCCGCGAGCTGGGCGCCGATCTGGTGATCAACTATCGAACCGATGATGTCGAAGGGCAGGCCAAAAAATTCGCTCCCGATGGAGTGAATGTCCATTGGGAAACCTATCGCGAGCCCGACTTCGATCGCTCTGTGCGGATGCTCGCTCCGCGTGGCCGGATGATCTTGATGGCCGGCCGCGATGCGCGTCCCCCGTTTCCGGTCGGGCCGTTCTACGTCAAGGGCCTGCACCTGCTCGGCTTCGCCATGTTCAACGCGACCGCCGACGAACAGCGCGCCGCGGCCGAAGACATCAACCGCTGGCTGGCCGCCGGCCAATTGAAATCGCTCATCGACCGGGTGCTTCCCCTCTCGGATGCCGCGACGGCGCATCGCCTGCAAGAAGGCAAAGTGACGGGGAAGGAAGGCGAGGTGGTCGGGAAAATCGTGCTCGTGCCCTAA
- a CDS encoding SDR family oxidoreductase, producing the protein MSLTDKSALVTGASRGIGRAIAIGLAEAGADVAINFHSHPEEAEETAAEVGRAGRRALLLQADVADYTAVEAMVARTVAEFGRLDVAVSNAAYSDREPFYEADLAGFRRTVDVTMWGVFNLLRASARQMIAQGDGGAIALVSSPHSYIPVPRSMAYNLSKAAVDQMSRTAAIELVDHRIRVNVVHPGWTDTPGERKFATEEKLQRAAAVLPWKRMGRPDEMARAVVFLCDPASDYITGAELLVDGGSTLPWWASDGMAVPK; encoded by the coding sequence ATGTCATTAACCGATAAGTCGGCACTTGTCACAGGCGCTAGCCGCGGCATTGGTCGAGCCATCGCAATCGGCCTCGCCGAGGCCGGCGCCGACGTGGCCATTAATTTCCATTCGCACCCTGAGGAGGCGGAAGAAACCGCCGCCGAAGTGGGCCGTGCCGGCCGCCGGGCCCTGCTCCTTCAGGCCGACGTGGCCGACTACACGGCCGTCGAAGCGATGGTGGCTCGCACCGTCGCCGAATTCGGCCGACTGGATGTTGCCGTTAGCAACGCGGCCTACAGCGACCGCGAGCCGTTTTACGAAGCGGATTTGGCGGGCTTTCGCCGCACCGTGGATGTCACGATGTGGGGCGTCTTCAATTTGCTCCGTGCCAGCGCTCGACAGATGATCGCGCAAGGCGACGGCGGAGCGATCGCGCTGGTGAGTTCGCCGCACTCCTACATTCCCGTTCCGCGGTCGATGGCCTACAATCTATCGAAGGCGGCTGTGGATCAAATGTCGCGCACCGCCGCGATCGAATTGGTCGACCATCGCATTCGCGTCAACGTCGTGCATCCCGGCTGGACCGATACGCCCGGCGAACGAAAGTTTGCCACCGAGGAAAAACTTCAACGGGCCGCCGCGGTCCTGCCTTGGAAGCGGATGGGCCGGCCCGACGAAATGGCCCGGGCCGTGGTTTTCCTCTGCGACCCGGCGAGCGACTACATCACCGGCGCCGAGCTATTGGTCGACGGCGGCAGCACGCTCCCCTGGTGGGCCTCCGACGGCATGGCAGTGCCGAAGTAG
- a CDS encoding sigma-70 family RNA polymerase sigma factor, with product MYDSLLDELEDDVTPHSDETAELVDKGVDVDDAEDDLLVEDPAAIADLELDGKADELLSEEEDVESWSDDPVRMYLTQMGEIPLLTRQQEITLAKKIEITRARFRRKLLACDYVIQIAVKILNRVHRGELPFDRTVQVSVTDRLEKDQILGRLPHNLCTVQSLLRRNKADYRLATSKSAKLPARREAWQRLGRRRLRAVKLVEELGLRTQRIEPLIRTLEEFSRRLDELKCRIDDHKRRKGLATERQAWLKDFRNILRTTQETPTSLRNRVKYLRCIYSDYQHAKRGLSEGNLRLVVSIAKKYRNRGLSFLDLIQEGNAGLMRAVDKFEYRRGFKFCTYATWWIRQAITRAVADQSRTIRIPVHMVETMSRVRNVSRQLLQKLGREPTIEETANASGTALDETRRVLAMSRYPISLDRPVGNSEDSHFGDLLPDSGAENPAIGAAQEMLRGRIAKVLKTLSYREREIIKLRYGLGDGYSYTLEEVGHIFKVTRERIRQIEAKAVRKLQQPSRSQELIGFLD from the coding sequence TTGTACGATTCATTGCTCGACGAATTGGAAGACGATGTAACTCCCCATTCCGACGAAACGGCCGAGCTGGTTGATAAGGGCGTGGATGTAGACGATGCCGAGGACGATCTGCTGGTCGAAGATCCGGCGGCAATCGCGGACTTGGAACTCGACGGCAAAGCGGATGAATTGCTGTCGGAAGAAGAAGACGTCGAGAGTTGGTCGGACGACCCGGTCCGCATGTATCTGACCCAGATGGGCGAGATTCCGCTGCTCACCCGGCAGCAGGAAATCACGCTGGCCAAGAAGATCGAGATCACGCGCGCCCGCTTCCGCCGCAAGCTGCTGGCTTGCGACTATGTAATTCAAATCGCGGTCAAGATTCTCAATCGCGTACACCGCGGCGAACTCCCCTTCGATCGAACGGTGCAGGTGTCGGTCACCGATCGGCTGGAGAAGGACCAGATCCTCGGCCGCCTGCCGCACAACCTCTGCACCGTGCAGTCGCTGTTGCGGCGGAACAAAGCCGACTATCGCCTGGCGACTTCGAAGTCGGCCAAGCTGCCCGCGCGCCGCGAGGCATGGCAACGGCTCGGCCGGCGCCGGCTGCGGGCCGTCAAGCTGGTCGAAGAGCTCGGTCTGCGCACGCAGCGGATCGAACCGCTGATTCGCACGCTCGAGGAATTCAGCCGCCGTTTGGATGAGCTGAAGTGCCGGATCGACGATCACAAGCGCCGCAAGGGTCTCGCGACGGAGCGTCAGGCGTGGCTGAAGGATTTCCGCAATATCCTCCGCACCACGCAAGAAACGCCCACCAGCCTGCGCAATCGCGTGAAATACCTCCGCTGCATCTATTCCGACTATCAGCACGCCAAGCGCGGCTTGTCGGAAGGCAACTTGCGGCTGGTGGTGTCGATCGCCAAGAAGTATCGCAACCGCGGCCTGAGTTTCCTGGATCTGATCCAGGAAGGCAACGCCGGCTTGATGCGGGCGGTCGATAAATTCGAGTATCGCCGCGGTTTCAAATTCTGCACGTACGCCACGTGGTGGATTCGTCAGGCGATCACCCGGGCGGTGGCCGATCAAAGCCGCACGATCCGGATTCCGGTCCACATGGTTGAAACGATGTCGCGCGTGCGGAACGTGTCGCGGCAGTTGCTCCAAAAGCTGGGCCGGGAGCCGACGATCGAAGAAACCGCGAACGCCTCGGGAACCGCGCTCGACGAAACCCGCCGCGTGTTGGCGATGAGCCGCTATCCGATCAGCCTCGATCGGCCGGTCGGCAATAGCGAAGACAGCCATTTCGGCGATCTGCTCCCGGATTCGGGTGCGGAAAATCCGGCCATCGGCGCTGCCCAGGAAATGCTCCGCGGGCGGATCGCGAAGGTGCTCAAGACCCTCAGCTACCGCGAACGCGAAATCATCAAGCTCCGCTACGGCTTGGGCGACGGCTACAGCTACACGCTGGAAGAAGTGGGCCATATCTTCAAAGTTACCCGCGAGCGCATCCGCCAGATCGAGGCCAAGGCGGTTCGCAAGCTCCAGCAACCGAGCCGCAGCCAAGAGTTGATCGGCTTCTTGGATTGA
- a CDS encoding DUF1559 domain-containing protein codes for MSSVCAAKRPFSRRGFTLVELLVVITIIGILMWLLIPATTAAREMAHKTQCSSNVKQLGLALLAYHSAFGSFPPSSVWRNSSGALDVSAIETSNNANLFENWVILILPQMDQAGLRQTFVSNASGTITQPIGSAATGTGPGGNAQSNAIARATQLSFMLCPSDSYNRTPFSGSGSSLTNKMGENWARGNYGANASMAYMVNGSVEPVYWRTPLNQGVMGANISLRVDDIKDGASNTILLGEIRAGLTSFDCRGVWAMSGSCPSALWAHGYVCDANGPNCTQFDADDVQSCSDVATAIGNGNEASGHIELAALNMACWDGNGPNWQQAARSMHPGGVNVGLCDGSVRFISDMVELGTGSGSLGVWDKLNLSNDGFTIDSSKF; via the coding sequence ATGTCCAGCGTTTGCGCCGCCAAGCGCCCGTTCTCGCGCCGGGGCTTTACCCTCGTGGAACTGCTCGTCGTCATCACGATCATCGGGATTCTGATGTGGCTGTTGATCCCGGCGACGACCGCGGCTCGGGAAATGGCTCACAAGACGCAGTGTTCCAGCAACGTCAAGCAGTTGGGATTGGCGCTGCTCGCCTATCACTCGGCATTCGGCTCGTTTCCGCCGAGCTCCGTATGGCGGAATAGCAGCGGCGCGCTCGATGTTTCCGCGATCGAAACCTCGAACAACGCCAACCTGTTCGAAAACTGGGTGATTCTCATTCTTCCCCAAATGGATCAGGCCGGCCTGCGGCAGACGTTCGTCAGCAACGCTTCCGGGACCATTACGCAACCGATCGGCAGTGCCGCGACCGGCACCGGGCCGGGCGGAAATGCCCAAAGCAACGCGATCGCGCGGGCCACGCAATTGTCGTTCATGCTTTGTCCCAGCGACTCCTACAATCGCACTCCCTTCAGCGGCTCCGGGAGCAGCTTGACGAATAAGATGGGCGAGAATTGGGCCCGCGGCAACTACGGTGCCAACGCCAGCATGGCCTACATGGTCAACGGCTCCGTCGAACCGGTCTACTGGCGCACTCCCTTGAACCAAGGCGTGATGGGGGCCAACATCTCGCTACGGGTCGACGATATCAAGGACGGCGCGAGCAACACGATCCTGTTGGGCGAGATCCGGGCCGGCCTCACGTCGTTCGATTGCCGCGGCGTGTGGGCAATGAGCGGCAGTTGCCCAAGCGCTCTCTGGGCCCACGGCTATGTCTGCGATGCGAACGGTCCGAACTGCACCCAGTTCGACGCCGACGACGTGCAGAGTTGCAGCGACGTGGCGACGGCCATCGGCAACGGCAACGAAGCGAGCGGCCACATTGAGCTGGCCGCGCTGAACATGGCGTGCTGGGATGGCAACGGCCCGAATTGGCAACAAGCGGCCCGCAGCATGCATCCCGGCGGCGTGAACGTCGGCCTCTGCGACGGCAGCGTGCGGTTCATCAGCGATATGGTCGAGTTGGGAACCGGTTCCGGAAGTCTCGGCGTCTGGGACAAGCTCAATCTCTCGAACGACGGCTTCACGATCGATAGCTCGAAGTTTTGA
- a CDS encoding SbmA/BacA-like family transporter: MPSEKRSTRSRLLTIGLPFYKAPEARGRSLGGLAVLGALLLAINVMNVINSYMGRDFMTALAGREAARFFAFAGILAGVFAVSTVVEVLAHYSEQRLGLVWREWLTRRLIDRYLANQTYLRLADREEIDNPDERISLDIQTFTATMLSILIMVFNGIVTLAAFSWVLWSITPWLFLVAYGYAGIGCIGTILLGRRLAMLNNRQIRKEADFRYSLGRLRENAAAIARTAGEAEQKTHLHSGLTSLVQNFFDVIRVNRNLGFFITAFGYMPQLIPAMVVAPLYFRGAVQFGAVTQAAMAFAQVQGAFSIFENQVQQLAIFAAVIGRLGALWDATEPGSLDSTDSVSSPNPQ, translated from the coding sequence ATGCCTTCCGAAAAGCGTTCGACGCGGTCGAGGCTGCTGACAATCGGCTTGCCCTTCTATAAAGCACCGGAGGCTCGTGGGCGCTCATTGGGCGGATTGGCGGTTCTCGGCGCGCTATTGCTCGCGATCAACGTCATGAACGTGATCAACAGTTACATGGGGCGGGATTTCATGACCGCGCTCGCCGGGCGCGAGGCCGCACGGTTCTTTGCTTTCGCCGGAATCCTTGCCGGCGTGTTCGCCGTATCCACGGTCGTGGAAGTGCTCGCGCACTATTCGGAGCAGCGGCTCGGGTTGGTATGGCGAGAATGGTTGACACGGCGGCTCATCGACCGTTATCTGGCGAATCAGACCTACCTTCGCCTTGCCGATCGCGAAGAGATCGACAATCCCGACGAGCGGATCAGCTTGGACATACAGACCTTCACCGCAACGATGCTTTCGATTTTGATCATGGTGTTCAACGGCATCGTGACGCTCGCCGCGTTTTCCTGGGTGCTGTGGTCGATCACTCCTTGGCTGTTCCTTGTTGCCTACGGTTATGCCGGCATCGGCTGCATTGGAACGATCTTGCTAGGGCGACGTCTCGCGATGCTCAACAATCGGCAAATTCGGAAAGAAGCCGATTTTCGCTACAGCCTTGGCCGGCTGCGAGAGAATGCCGCGGCCATTGCTCGAACCGCCGGCGAAGCAGAACAGAAAACGCACCTGCATTCCGGACTGACAAGCCTGGTGCAAAACTTTTTCGACGTGATTCGCGTCAATCGGAATTTGGGCTTTTTCATAACGGCGTTTGGCTACATGCCACAGCTTATTCCAGCGATGGTCGTGGCGCCGCTGTATTTTCGCGGCGCGGTGCAGTTCGGCGCCGTGACTCAGGCGGCGATGGCGTTTGCGCAGGTGCAAGGCGCATTTTCCATTTTCGAAAACCAAGTCCAACAGCTCGCGATCTTTGCCGCGGTTATCGGCCGACTGGGCGCTCTTTGGGACGCGACCGAACCGGGTTCGTTGGATTCCACAGACTCGGTGTCATCGCCAAATCCCCAATGA
- a CDS encoding ATP-binding protein gives MKRPIARYAVAVAVVGAAMVLRGPLLGRALGEDAPLSIFAGAVAIAAWFGGMKPGLLATVLSLIVGTVLFIDQGTLIPRKLSDRVRCAMFLGEGVMISWLFHEIRSARARTEEQRRQLEKEVELRRRVEAELVAANERKDQFVAAVAHELRNPLSPIRNALEIMQIAGEDRSAIERARGMMERQVDQMTRIVGDLMDVSRVGQGKLQLHKEHVELADVVQTAVEACLPLIERSGHQLTVSLPAETLMLDADPARLIQVFSNLLTNAAKYTERGGRIALRGDREESSVVLRVSDNGIGISPELLPSIFEMFTQGDDGLTRRQGGLGIGLALVHRLVRAHGGSVEARSAGPGQGSEFVVRLPLVNNAVAMDHRPAIDEAPTGRAGQ, from the coding sequence ATGAAGCGGCCGATTGCGCGCTATGCGGTCGCCGTTGCCGTGGTCGGCGCCGCGATGGTGTTGCGCGGGCCGCTTCTTGGCCGCGCTCTGGGGGAAGATGCGCCGCTGTCGATCTTTGCCGGGGCGGTGGCCATCGCGGCCTGGTTTGGGGGGATGAAGCCGGGCTTGCTGGCGACCGTGCTTTCGCTGATCGTCGGCACGGTTCTCTTCATCGATCAAGGCACCCTCATTCCCCGCAAGCTGAGCGATCGGGTGCGGTGTGCGATGTTTCTCGGCGAAGGGGTGATGATCAGTTGGTTGTTTCATGAGATTCGCTCGGCCAGGGCCCGCACGGAAGAGCAACGCCGGCAACTCGAAAAGGAAGTGGAGCTGCGTCGCCGGGTGGAAGCCGAACTCGTGGCTGCCAACGAGCGCAAAGACCAGTTCGTCGCGGCAGTGGCCCACGAACTGCGAAATCCGCTCTCGCCGATCCGCAATGCGTTGGAAATCATGCAGATTGCCGGCGAAGACCGCTCGGCCATCGAACGCGCTCGGGGGATGATGGAGCGACAAGTGGATCAGATGACGCGGATCGTCGGCGATCTGATGGATGTGAGCCGCGTCGGGCAAGGCAAGCTTCAGCTTCACAAGGAGCACGTCGAACTGGCGGACGTGGTGCAAACCGCTGTCGAAGCATGCTTGCCATTGATAGAACGATCGGGTCATCAATTGACGGTATCGCTGCCGGCCGAAACGTTGATGTTGGATGCGGATCCCGCGCGGCTTATTCAAGTGTTTTCGAATCTGCTGACCAACGCGGCGAAATACACGGAGCGCGGAGGGCGGATTGCGTTGCGAGGCGATCGGGAGGAAAGTAGCGTGGTGTTGCGAGTGAGCGACAACGGGATCGGCATTTCACCCGAACTGCTTCCCTCGATTTTTGAAATGTTCACGCAAGGCGACGATGGGCTGACCAGGCGGCAAGGCGGATTGGGAATCGGGCTGGCGCTCGTCCATCGGCTCGTGAGAGCGCACGGCGGAAGCGTCGAGGCGCGTAGCGCCGGCCCAGGGCAGGGGAGCGAATTTGTCGTGCGGTTGCCGCTCGTAAACAATGCCGTCGCAATGGATCATCGGCCGGCGATCGATGAGGCGCCCACAGGTCGGGCAGGGCAATGA
- a CDS encoding YifB family Mg chelatase-like AAA ATPase, protein MLAQLRTFSLLGIEALPVDVEVDVSPGALPKTVLVGLPEAVVKECTHRVERALVNSGFQRPQDRVVINLAPAELPKQAASFDLPITLGLLAGSGQLVSEKFREYAVVGELALDGNTRPTRGALSIAIAATQQQGLRGLVVPSSSAAEAAVVEGIEVIPVSSLSEAVGFFSGELQIEPTPARVDEWFRQFAVYDVDFADVRGQEMAKRAMTIAAAGGHNLLMIGPPGSGKTMLAKRVPTIMPDLTASESIETTRIYSAMGLLRAGQPLLATRPYRSPHHTISDAGLVGGGSVPSPGEISLSHNGVLFLDELPEFNRRTLEVLRQPLEDGTVTIARALSSTTFPASFMLVAALNPCPCGYRNDPRRNCNCSVPQVERYMSKISGPLLDRIDIHIEVPAVAFKELSSGAPGTSSAQMREAVVTARTAQRERFAGTPTRNNGHMPHRQLRAHCKLDDECMNLLRAAMTELGLSARAHDKVLRVSRTIADLDSSATIRPQHLNEAINYRMLDRNLWT, encoded by the coding sequence ATGCTCGCTCAACTTCGCACGTTTTCGCTTTTGGGCATTGAGGCGCTGCCGGTGGATGTCGAGGTGGATGTTTCGCCTGGGGCGCTGCCGAAAACCGTGTTGGTCGGGCTGCCCGAAGCGGTCGTCAAGGAATGCACGCATCGGGTCGAACGGGCACTGGTGAATTCCGGATTTCAACGCCCGCAGGACCGGGTGGTGATCAATCTCGCGCCGGCCGAGTTGCCGAAGCAGGCGGCGTCGTTCGATCTGCCGATTACGCTCGGATTGCTGGCCGGCAGCGGGCAATTGGTGTCGGAAAAATTCCGCGAATATGCGGTCGTCGGCGAATTGGCGCTCGACGGCAACACTCGGCCGACTCGCGGGGCGCTCTCAATCGCGATCGCCGCCACGCAGCAGCAAGGCCTGCGCGGGTTGGTCGTCCCGAGCTCGAGCGCTGCCGAGGCGGCGGTGGTCGAAGGGATCGAAGTGATTCCGGTGTCGAGCCTGAGCGAGGCGGTCGGATTTTTTTCCGGCGAACTGCAGATCGAGCCGACGCCGGCCCGGGTCGACGAATGGTTCCGCCAGTTCGCCGTGTACGATGTCGATTTCGCCGATGTCCGCGGCCAGGAAATGGCCAAGCGCGCGATGACGATCGCGGCGGCCGGCGGCCACAATCTGCTGATGATCGGCCCGCCCGGCAGTGGCAAGACGATGCTGGCCAAGCGCGTGCCGACGATCATGCCCGACCTGACGGCTAGCGAATCGATCGAAACGACGCGGATTTATAGCGCGATGGGCTTGCTACGGGCCGGGCAGCCGCTCTTGGCCACCCGGCCGTATCGCTCGCCGCACCACACGATCAGCGACGCGGGTTTGGTTGGCGGCGGATCGGTGCCGTCGCCGGGAGAAATTTCGCTTTCGCACAACGGCGTTCTTTTTTTGGACGAGTTGCCCGAGTTCAACCGGCGCACGCTCGAAGTGTTGCGGCAACCGCTGGAAGACGGCACGGTGACGATCGCCCGCGCCCTGTCGAGCACGACCTTTCCGGCCAGCTTCATGCTTGTGGCGGCGCTGAATCCGTGTCCGTGCGGGTATCGCAATGATCCGCGGCGCAACTGCAATTGCTCGGTGCCGCAGGTGGAGCGCTATATGAGCAAGATTTCGGGCCCGCTATTGGATCGCATCGATATTCACATCGAAGTGCCGGCGGTGGCATTCAAGGAACTTTCCTCCGGGGCGCCGGGCACGTCGAGCGCGCAGATGCGCGAGGCCGTCGTCACGGCGCGCACGGCGCAGCGCGAGCGGTTCGCGGGCACGCCGACGCGCAACAACGGCCACATGCCTCACCGCCAGCTTCGCGCGCATTGCAAGCTCGACGACGAATGCATGAACTTGCTCCGCGCGGCCATGACGGAGTTGGGCCTCTCGGCCCGGGCGCACGACAAAGTGCTGCGCGTGTCGCGCACGATCGCCGATCTCGATTCTAGCGCCACCATCCGCCCGCAACATCTCAACGAAGCGATCAACTACCGCATGCTCGATCGGAACCTGTGGACATGA
- a CDS encoding nicotinate phosphoribosyltransferase: MDVLAILYPNGLGLFTDLYQVTMAYGYWKTGVQDRDSVFQLFFRCNPFRGGYTIAAGLETAIDYLAHLRFSHEDLAYLGSLVGNDERPLFEPAFVDYLGRMRFGCDVDAIAEGTVVFPHEPLVRVRGPLLQAQMLESALLCIVNFQTLIATKAARIVMAAQGQPVLEFGLRRAQGIDGALSASRAAFIGGCAATSNLLAGRLFGIPVRGTHAHSWVMCFDDELEAFRQYARAMPNNCVFLVDTYDTLQGVRNAITVARELREAGHEMVGVRLDSGDLAWLSIEARRLLDEAGFPEAKIVASNELDENIIANLQQQGARIAVWGVGTKLVTAFDDPALGGVYKLAAVRSRGGPWQYKVKLSEQAIKTSNPGVLQVARYYSATEAIGDMIYDEEQPAEGESVAIDPLDPTRRKKMPRDARREDLLLPIFRQGKLVYEPPKLAAIRERTERQLAAFHGGIKRFVNPHQYPVGLEAGLHERKTKLILHARELSP; the protein is encoded by the coding sequence GTGGACGTGCTCGCGATTCTTTATCCAAACGGGCTGGGGCTGTTCACCGACCTGTATCAGGTCACGATGGCCTACGGTTATTGGAAGACGGGAGTGCAAGACCGCGACTCGGTTTTCCAGCTCTTTTTCCGCTGCAACCCATTCCGCGGCGGGTATACGATTGCCGCCGGACTCGAAACGGCGATCGACTATCTCGCGCACCTTCGTTTCAGCCATGAAGATCTGGCCTATCTCGGCTCGCTGGTGGGCAACGACGAGCGTCCGCTGTTCGAACCGGCGTTTGTCGACTATCTGGGCCGGATGCGGTTCGGCTGCGATGTCGATGCGATTGCCGAAGGGACGGTCGTGTTTCCGCACGAGCCTTTGGTCCGCGTGCGAGGACCTCTGCTTCAGGCGCAAATGCTGGAGTCTGCGCTGTTGTGCATCGTCAATTTTCAGACGCTCATTGCCACAAAAGCGGCGCGGATCGTGATGGCGGCACAAGGCCAACCCGTGCTGGAATTCGGTCTGCGCCGGGCGCAAGGGATCGACGGCGCCCTTTCCGCGAGCCGCGCTGCATTCATTGGCGGATGCGCGGCCACGTCGAATCTGCTTGCCGGCCGGTTGTTCGGAATTCCCGTTCGCGGAACCCATGCCCATAGTTGGGTGATGTGTTTCGACGACGAACTCGAGGCGTTTCGCCAATACGCCAGGGCGATGCCCAACAATTGCGTGTTCCTGGTCGACACGTACGACACGTTGCAAGGCGTGCGCAACGCGATCACGGTCGCACGCGAATTGCGCGAGGCCGGGCATGAAATGGTCGGAGTTCGGCTCGACTCGGGCGATCTGGCGTGGCTCAGCATCGAGGCCCGGCGACTGCTCGACGAAGCCGGTTTTCCCGAGGCGAAAATCGTGGCGAGCAACGAGCTCGACGAAAACATCATTGCAAACTTGCAGCAGCAAGGGGCGAGAATCGCCGTGTGGGGCGTGGGCACGAAGCTCGTCACGGCCTTCGACGATCCGGCGCTTGGCGGAGTGTATAAGCTCGCCGCTGTTCGTTCCCGCGGCGGCCCGTGGCAGTACAAGGTGAAACTTTCCGAGCAAGCGATCAAAACATCGAATCCCGGGGTTTTGCAAGTCGCGCGCTATTATTCGGCGACCGAAGCGATCGGCGACATGATCTACGACGAGGAACAGCCCGCGGAGGGAGAGTCGGTCGCCATCGATCCGCTCGATCCGACGCGGCGCAAGAAGATGCCGCGGGATGCGCGGCGCGAAGATCTTTTGCTCCCCATTTTTCGCCAGGGCAAATTGGTCTACGAGCCGCCCAAGCTGGCCGCCATTCGCGAGCGAACCGAACGGCAACTGGCCGCCTTTCACGGCGGCATCAAAAGATTCGTCAATCCGCATCAATACCCGGTCGGCTTGGAAGCCGGATTGCACGAACGAAAAACGAAATTGATTCTGCATGCGCGTGAGTTGTCGCCCTGA